A stretch of Oncorhynchus mykiss isolate Arlee chromosome 14, USDA_OmykA_1.1, whole genome shotgun sequence DNA encodes these proteins:
- the matr3l1.1 gene encoding matrin 3-like 1.1 isoform X1: MSHNYSYRRPPPAKDLRASAFDSPDHLHPGDHSHNVYRSSQEAPSHSTIPSYPSSSSRASAATESPYSFSLSQSDPYSSLSRSDPYSSSLSRSDQTLTLLSSCGLEPKDLSLLAEMPEELITVENLPRLLLEIRKKRATQQPPYPAMTSYPPAATSRPPTATPPPGRAWEQRDQSRSQPLDYPNPALPPSQLLPTEQAEPWQLDRHGNPMQYTRSRLEPVPVRVVDYHYGKETPRSYQTPMSTYNTAQGGSSNTWKPPNSSQPAVDYRYPPPPATDYRPRPDKDVPVVTIKMATSGKTPTKKAALDFHGEIPQTFPYSCSLCDITVLSEKCWFTHVNGTQHADGQLTLLQMYPEWDCRMQTARSGDDHTDRPRVEEKTGGPSHRSINYLGKPSSSGSRKNVDTKTKVTKGSGKVVCAKFTARCLNEDGLKDLINPFGEVVKVIMFPALAFVEMGSTDQAADIVKYYLSNPVTVKGGQVTFSVSSTFNFLQSSRVLSFSPVPPGKESAAWKRELLAVAEGFGPVEHSLFLPTQAFVEMTNALDAQKLVGHHTSKHLKIDEIHIKVAFSSEYNTLRTISERKSSDRKSSDRKSSDRDRKSSDRDRKSSDRKSSDRNRKSSDRKSSDRDRKSSDRKSSDRKSSDRKSEDRSKRKRTPSPRRRSLSPRRDSPISSKRRRSRERDSDRHIEQAKSNCGGKNRPKSPSKQSSSRSPRSLRSHTKERVSSEKVSPISTSTRSQPPTKNKTPSQSSTVMEKSKKAVDTIDQSKQETATHDSQEDGAMEACDMDSDIEGMAVYGEDGEENSDMGEEGEVGEGEEQEELQESAEDLIQEFKDLCEPRQKATSGTVDDAPTEELSATGSEQGKELSATGSEQGKELSATGSEQGKELSAPGSKQGKELSATGSEQGKELSATGSEQGKELSATGSEQGKELSAPVSEQRKELSATGSEQGKELSAPGSEQGKELSAPGSEQGKELSATGSEQGKELSAPGSEQGKELSAPGSEQGKELSATGSEQGKELSATGSEQGKELSATGSEQGKELSATGSEQGKELSATGSEQGKEFSAPGSEQGKELSATGSEQGKEMDGEDQKGDISYVDDEPDFPEDLENLITLDELEEDSSVDNQDNQSTDEIKSRSKSKPSGRDQTLGRVIYVKNLPRGFYTDSDFLKIVKGFGRVHRYFLLRNGEEGFIEMERSSDATKALRELRYDGCKLYGQKLIVLRSQKYKRLTTGWKPESDSKSDRKKDHMSTRSSSRIRSGRTSSHSKSAAKDDKTKEKDEETKEKDEETKEKDEETKEKDEETKEKDEETKEKDEETKEKTARQVCSEPAQHCDKEDRGASEGNIDKSSNGEDQKDAPVPAAEEEKQACSNEDNAETKMEDNVETRPDSIKTGMESSFQANNPVGREFIKPVIGYFCDLCQVIYVDEDEAKNQHCSSLRHYLKFMEHSGEDTASS, encoded by the exons ATGTCTCACAACTACTCCTACAGACGACCACCACCAGCTAAAGATCTAAGAGCCAGCGCTTTCGACTCTCCAGATCACCTGCACCCTGGAGACCACAGTCACAATGTTTATAGATCGTCCCAGGAGGCTCCGTCTCATTCCACAATACCATCCTACCCATCCTCCTCATCCAGAGCCTCCGCTGCCACCGAGTCCCCTTACTCCTTCTCACTAAGCCAGTCAGACCCTTACTCCTCCCTAAGCCGGTCAGACCCTTACTCTTCCTCTCTAAGCCGGTCAGACCAAACTCTGACCCTCCTGAGCAGCTGTGGGCTTGAGCCCAAAGACTTGTCTCTACTAGCCGAGATGCCTGAGGAGCTCATCACTGTGGAGAACCTACCACGTCTGCTCCTGGAGATCAGAAAGAAGAGGGCGACACAGCAACCACCATATCCAGCTATGACCTCTTACCCCCCTGCTGCCACATCTCGCCCCCCCACTGCTACCCCTCCTCCAGGCCGTGCGTGGGAGCAGCGTGACCAGAGTCGTTCTCAGCCATTAGACTACCCAAACCCCGCTCTTCCCCCTTCCCAACTCCTTCCCACAGAACAGGCTGAGCCCTGGCAACTAGATCGTCATGGCAACCCGATGCAGTACACACGCTCTCGCCTAGAACCTGTGCCTGTCAGAGTTGTGGACTACCACTATGGTAAAGAAACTCCCAGAAGTTACCAAACTCCTATGTCCACTTACAACACGGCCCAAGGAGGAAGCAGCAACACCTGGAAACCCCCCAACTCATCCCAACCAGCAGTAGATTACAGGTACCCACCACCaccagctacagactacagaccaCGCCCAGACAAAGATGTCCCAGTTGTCACAATCAAGATGGCCACCTCTGGCAAAACTCCCACCAAGAAGGCTGCTCTTGACTTCCACGGAGAAATCCCCCAAACGTTTCCTTATTCGTGCTCTCTCTGCGATATTACTGTGCTCTCTGAAAAG tgcTGGTTCACACACGTCAATGGAACTCAacatgcagacggacagctcaCACTTCTTCAAAT GTATCCTGAATGGGATTGCCGGATGCAGACCGCCAGAAG TGGTGAtgaccacacagacagaccaagGGTTGAAGAGAAGACTGGTGGACCTTCCCATAGGTCTATTAACTACTTAG GTAAACCGTCAAGTAGCGGCTCTAGAAAAAACGTAGACACTAAGACGAAGGTGACAAAG GGGAGTGGCAAAGTGGTTTGTGCCAAATTTACCGCCCGGTGTCTCAACGAAGATGGTTTGAAGGACCTGATTAATCCGTTTGGGGAAGTCGTGAAAGTCATCATGTTCCCTGCTTTG GCTTTTGTGGAGATGGGCTCAACTGACCAGGCCGCCGATATTGTGAAATACTACCTCAGTAACCCAGTGACGGTGAAAGGAGGACAAGTCACCTTCTCTGTCTCGTCAACATTTAACTTCCTACAG AGTTCCCGGGTGTTGAGTTTTTCCCCAGTGCCTCCTGGTAAAGAGTCTGCCGCGTGGAAGAGAGAGTTACTGGCCGTCGCTGAAGGATTTGGACCTGTGGAGCACTCTCTATTCTTACCTACGCAG GCATTTGTGGAAATGACTAATGCACTGGATGCACAGAAGCTGGTTGGACACCATACATCCAAACACTTGAAAATAGATGAGATACATATTAAAGTGGCCTTTTCGTCAGAGTATAATACACTTCG GACCATATCTGAGAGGAAGTCTTCAGACAGGAAGTCTTCAGACAGGAAGTCTTCAGACAGGGACAGGAAGTCTTCAGACAGGGACAGGAAGTCTTCAGACAGGAAGTCTTCAGACAGGAACAGGAAGTCTTCAGACAGGAAGTCTTCAGACAGGGACAGGAAGTCTTCAGACAGGAAGTCTTCAGACAGGAAGTCTTCGGACAGGAAGTCTGAAGACAGATCTAAGAGAAAGAGAACCCCAAGCCCCAGAAGGCGGTCCCTCAGCCCCAGGAGAGATTCCCCAATCTcctcaaagaggaggaggagtagagagagggatagcgaCCGTCACATAGAACAGGCGAAATCAAACTGTGGGGGTAAAAACAGGCCAAAGTCCCCCAGCAAACAGAGCTCCAGTCGGTCCCCCAGAAGCCTTCGCTCCCATACTAAAGAGCGGGTGTCCAGTGAGAAGGTATCCCCCATTTCCACATCCACTCGCTCACAACCTCCCACCAAGAATAAGACCCCGTCCCAGTCCTCCACTGTGATGGAGAAGTCCAAAAAGGCTGTTGACACGATTGACCAGAGCAAGCAAGAAACTGCGACCCACGACAGCCAGGAGGATGGAGCCATGGAGGCCTGTGATATGGACAGTGACATTGAGGGGATGGCCGTGTatggggaggatggggaggagaacTCTgacatgggagaggagggagaggtgggggagggagaggaacaagAGGAACTGCAGGAGAGTGCTGAGGACTTGATCCAGGAGTTTAAAGATCTATGTGAGCCCAGGCAGAAAGCAACTTCTGGGACTGTAGATGATGCTCCTACAGAAGAGCTCTCAGCGACCGGGTCAGAACAGGGGAAAGAGCTCTCAGCGACCGGGTCAGAACAGGGGAAAGAGCTCTCAGCGACCGGGTCAGAACAGGGGAAAGAGCTCTCAGCTCCCGGGTCAAAACAGGGGAAAGAGCTCTCAGCGACCGGGTCAGAACAGGGGAAAGAGCTCTCAGCGACCGGGTCAGAACAGGGGAAAGAGCTCTCAGCGACCGGGTCAGAACAGGGGAAAGAGCTCTCAGCTCCCGTGTCAGAACAGCGGAAAGAGCTCTCAGCTACTGGGTCAGAACAGGGGAAAGAGCTCTCAGCTCCCGGGTCAGAACAGGGGAAAGAGCTCTCAGCTCCCGGGTCAGAACAGGGGAAAGAGCTCTCAGCTACTGGGTCAGAACAGGGGAAAGAGCTCTCAGCTCCCGGGTCAGAACAGGGGAAAGAGCTCTCAGCTCCCGGGTCAGAACAGGGGAAAGAGCTCTCAGCGACCGGGTCAGAACAGGGGAAAGAGCTCTCAGCTACTGGGTCAGAACAGGGGAAAGAGCTCTCAGCGACCGGGTCAGAACAGGGGAAAGAGCTCTCAGCGACCGGGTCAGAACAGGGGAAAGAGCTCTCAGCTACTGGGTCAGAACAGGGGAAAGAGTTCTCAGCTCCCGGGTCAGAACAGGGGAAAGAGCTCTCAGCTACCGGGTCAGAACAGGGGAAAGAGATGGATGGTGAAGACCAGAAAGGAGATATTTCATACGTTGATGATGAG CCTGATTTCCCAGAGGACCTTGAGAATCTTATTACGTTGGATGAGCTGGAGGAGGATTCCTCGGTTGATAACCAAG ATAACCAGTCAACAGATGAGATCAAGAGCAGATCCAAGAGCAAG ccCTCAGGACGTGATCAGACACTTGGTAGAGTGATCTACGTCAAAAACCTTCCCAGAGGCTTCTATACAGATAGTGACTTCCTGAAGATTGTTAAAGGCTTCGGGAGAGTGCATCGCTATTTCCTCCTTCGCAATGGTGAAGAG gGCTTCATTGAGATGGAGAGGTCTTCAGATGCGACAAAGGCTTTAAGAGAGCTGCGTTATGATGGCTGTAAATTATACGGCCAGAAGTTGATCGTGCTGCGGTCTCAGAAATACAAAAGACTAACAACAGG GTGGAAACCTGAATCTGATTCTAAAAGTGATCGGAAGAAGGATCACATGAGTACTAGAAGCAGTAGCAGGATAAGGAGTGGACGGACCAGCAGTCACTCAAAGTCAGCGGCTAAGGACGACAAGACAAAAGAGAAGGACGAAGAGACAAAAGAGAAGGACGAAGAGACAAAAGAGAAGGACGAAGAGACAAAAGAGAAGGACGAAGAGACAAAAGAGAAGGACGAAGAGACAAAAGAGAAGGACGAGGAGACAAAAGAGAAGACGGCACGACAAGTATGCTCCGAGCCAGCCCAACACTGTGacaaggaggacagaggagcgtCTGAAGGGAATATTGACAAATCCTCCAACGGTGAAGACCAAAAGGATgcccctgtccctgctgctgaggaAGAGAAGCAGGCCTGTAGCAACGAGGATAATGCAGAAACCAAGATGGAGGATAATGTGGAAACGAGACCAGATTCCATAAAGACTGGTATGGAGTCATCGTTTCAGGCCAACAACCCAGTGG GAAGAGAATTCATTAAACCTGTCATTGGCTACTTCTGCGACCTGTGTCAAGTCATCTATGTCGATGAGGACGAAGCAAAGAACCAACACTGCAGCAGCCTCCGTCACTATCTGAAGTTTATG GAACATTCAGGTGAAGACACAGCCTCTAGCTAA
- the matr3l1.1 gene encoding matrin 3-like 1.1 isoform X7: protein MYPEWDCRMQTARSGDDHTDRPRVEEKTGGPSHRSINYLGKPSSSGSRKNVDTKTKVTKGSGKVVCAKFTARCLNEDGLKDLINPFGEVVKVIMFPALAFVEMGSTDQAADIVKYYLSNPVTVKGGQVTFSVSSTFNFLQSSRVLSFSPVPPGKESAAWKRELLAVAEGFGPVEHSLFLPTQAFVEMTNALDAQKLVGHHTSKHLKIDEIHIKVAFSSEYNTLRTISERKSSDRKSSDRKSSDRDRKSSDRDRKSSDRKSSDRNRKSSDRKSSDRDRKSSDRKSSDRKSSDRKSEDRSKRKRTPSPRRRSLSPRRDSPISSKRRRSRERDSDRHIEQAKSNCGGKNRPKSPSKQSSSRSPRSLRSHTKERVSSEKVSPISTSTRSQPPTKNKTPSQSSTVMEKSKKAVDTIDQSKQETATHDSQEDGAMEACDMDSDIEGMAVYGEDGEENSDMGEEGEVGEGEEQEELQESAEDLIQEFKDLCEPRQKATSGTVDDAPTEELSATGSEQGKELSATGSEQGKELSATGSEQGKELSAPGSKQGKELSATGSEQGKELSATGSEQGKELSATGSEQGKELSAPVSEQRKELSATGSEQGKELSAPGSEQGKELSAPGSEQGKELSATGSEQGKELSAPGSEQGKELSAPGSEQGKELSATGSEQGKELSATGSEQGKELSATGSEQGKELSATGSEQGKELSATGSEQGKEFSAPGSEQGKELSATGSEQGKEMDGEDQKGDISYVDDEPDFPEDLENLITLDELEEDSSVDNQDNQSTDEIKSRSKSKPSGRDQTLGRVIYVKNLPRGFYTDSDFLKIVKGFGRVHRYFLLRNGEEGFIEMERSSDATKALRELRYDGCKLYGQKLIVLRSQKYKRLTTGWKPESDSKSDRKKDHMSTRSSSRIRSGRTSSHSKSAAKDDKTKEKDEETKEKDEETKEKDEETKEKDEETKEKDEETKEKDEETKEKTARQVCSEPAQHCDKEDRGASEGNIDKSSNGEDQKDAPVPAAEEEKQACSNEDNAETKMEDNVETRPDSIKTGMESSFQANNPVGREFIKPVIGYFCDLCQVIYVDEDEAKNQHCSSLRHYLKFMEHSGEDTASS, encoded by the exons AT GTATCCTGAATGGGATTGCCGGATGCAGACCGCCAGAAG TGGTGAtgaccacacagacagaccaagGGTTGAAGAGAAGACTGGTGGACCTTCCCATAGGTCTATTAACTACTTAG GTAAACCGTCAAGTAGCGGCTCTAGAAAAAACGTAGACACTAAGACGAAGGTGACAAAG GGGAGTGGCAAAGTGGTTTGTGCCAAATTTACCGCCCGGTGTCTCAACGAAGATGGTTTGAAGGACCTGATTAATCCGTTTGGGGAAGTCGTGAAAGTCATCATGTTCCCTGCTTTG GCTTTTGTGGAGATGGGCTCAACTGACCAGGCCGCCGATATTGTGAAATACTACCTCAGTAACCCAGTGACGGTGAAAGGAGGACAAGTCACCTTCTCTGTCTCGTCAACATTTAACTTCCTACAG AGTTCCCGGGTGTTGAGTTTTTCCCCAGTGCCTCCTGGTAAAGAGTCTGCCGCGTGGAAGAGAGAGTTACTGGCCGTCGCTGAAGGATTTGGACCTGTGGAGCACTCTCTATTCTTACCTACGCAG GCATTTGTGGAAATGACTAATGCACTGGATGCACAGAAGCTGGTTGGACACCATACATCCAAACACTTGAAAATAGATGAGATACATATTAAAGTGGCCTTTTCGTCAGAGTATAATACACTTCG GACCATATCTGAGAGGAAGTCTTCAGACAGGAAGTCTTCAGACAGGAAGTCTTCAGACAGGGACAGGAAGTCTTCAGACAGGGACAGGAAGTCTTCAGACAGGAAGTCTTCAGACAGGAACAGGAAGTCTTCAGACAGGAAGTCTTCAGACAGGGACAGGAAGTCTTCAGACAGGAAGTCTTCAGACAGGAAGTCTTCGGACAGGAAGTCTGAAGACAGATCTAAGAGAAAGAGAACCCCAAGCCCCAGAAGGCGGTCCCTCAGCCCCAGGAGAGATTCCCCAATCTcctcaaagaggaggaggagtagagagagggatagcgaCCGTCACATAGAACAGGCGAAATCAAACTGTGGGGGTAAAAACAGGCCAAAGTCCCCCAGCAAACAGAGCTCCAGTCGGTCCCCCAGAAGCCTTCGCTCCCATACTAAAGAGCGGGTGTCCAGTGAGAAGGTATCCCCCATTTCCACATCCACTCGCTCACAACCTCCCACCAAGAATAAGACCCCGTCCCAGTCCTCCACTGTGATGGAGAAGTCCAAAAAGGCTGTTGACACGATTGACCAGAGCAAGCAAGAAACTGCGACCCACGACAGCCAGGAGGATGGAGCCATGGAGGCCTGTGATATGGACAGTGACATTGAGGGGATGGCCGTGTatggggaggatggggaggagaacTCTgacatgggagaggagggagaggtgggggagggagaggaacaagAGGAACTGCAGGAGAGTGCTGAGGACTTGATCCAGGAGTTTAAAGATCTATGTGAGCCCAGGCAGAAAGCAACTTCTGGGACTGTAGATGATGCTCCTACAGAAGAGCTCTCAGCGACCGGGTCAGAACAGGGGAAAGAGCTCTCAGCGACCGGGTCAGAACAGGGGAAAGAGCTCTCAGCGACCGGGTCAGAACAGGGGAAAGAGCTCTCAGCTCCCGGGTCAAAACAGGGGAAAGAGCTCTCAGCGACCGGGTCAGAACAGGGGAAAGAGCTCTCAGCGACCGGGTCAGAACAGGGGAAAGAGCTCTCAGCGACCGGGTCAGAACAGGGGAAAGAGCTCTCAGCTCCCGTGTCAGAACAGCGGAAAGAGCTCTCAGCTACTGGGTCAGAACAGGGGAAAGAGCTCTCAGCTCCCGGGTCAGAACAGGGGAAAGAGCTCTCAGCTCCCGGGTCAGAACAGGGGAAAGAGCTCTCAGCTACTGGGTCAGAACAGGGGAAAGAGCTCTCAGCTCCCGGGTCAGAACAGGGGAAAGAGCTCTCAGCTCCCGGGTCAGAACAGGGGAAAGAGCTCTCAGCGACCGGGTCAGAACAGGGGAAAGAGCTCTCAGCTACTGGGTCAGAACAGGGGAAAGAGCTCTCAGCGACCGGGTCAGAACAGGGGAAAGAGCTCTCAGCGACCGGGTCAGAACAGGGGAAAGAGCTCTCAGCTACTGGGTCAGAACAGGGGAAAGAGTTCTCAGCTCCCGGGTCAGAACAGGGGAAAGAGCTCTCAGCTACCGGGTCAGAACAGGGGAAAGAGATGGATGGTGAAGACCAGAAAGGAGATATTTCATACGTTGATGATGAG CCTGATTTCCCAGAGGACCTTGAGAATCTTATTACGTTGGATGAGCTGGAGGAGGATTCCTCGGTTGATAACCAAG ATAACCAGTCAACAGATGAGATCAAGAGCAGATCCAAGAGCAAG ccCTCAGGACGTGATCAGACACTTGGTAGAGTGATCTACGTCAAAAACCTTCCCAGAGGCTTCTATACAGATAGTGACTTCCTGAAGATTGTTAAAGGCTTCGGGAGAGTGCATCGCTATTTCCTCCTTCGCAATGGTGAAGAG gGCTTCATTGAGATGGAGAGGTCTTCAGATGCGACAAAGGCTTTAAGAGAGCTGCGTTATGATGGCTGTAAATTATACGGCCAGAAGTTGATCGTGCTGCGGTCTCAGAAATACAAAAGACTAACAACAGG GTGGAAACCTGAATCTGATTCTAAAAGTGATCGGAAGAAGGATCACATGAGTACTAGAAGCAGTAGCAGGATAAGGAGTGGACGGACCAGCAGTCACTCAAAGTCAGCGGCTAAGGACGACAAGACAAAAGAGAAGGACGAAGAGACAAAAGAGAAGGACGAAGAGACAAAAGAGAAGGACGAAGAGACAAAAGAGAAGGACGAAGAGACAAAAGAGAAGGACGAAGAGACAAAAGAGAAGGACGAGGAGACAAAAGAGAAGACGGCACGACAAGTATGCTCCGAGCCAGCCCAACACTGTGacaaggaggacagaggagcgtCTGAAGGGAATATTGACAAATCCTCCAACGGTGAAGACCAAAAGGATgcccctgtccctgctgctgaggaAGAGAAGCAGGCCTGTAGCAACGAGGATAATGCAGAAACCAAGATGGAGGATAATGTGGAAACGAGACCAGATTCCATAAAGACTGGTATGGAGTCATCGTTTCAGGCCAACAACCCAGTGG GAAGAGAATTCATTAAACCTGTCATTGGCTACTTCTGCGACCTGTGTCAAGTCATCTATGTCGATGAGGACGAAGCAAAGAACCAACACTGCAGCAGCCTCCGTCACTATCTGAAGTTTATG GAACATTCAGGTGAAGACACAGCCTCTAGCTAA